The following proteins come from a genomic window of Solea solea chromosome 3, fSolSol10.1, whole genome shotgun sequence:
- the grpel1 gene encoding grpE protein homolog 1, mitochondrial, giving the protein MASWCVRAVRQSYSLVASPALLRASPRLLCTATQQKNGQGSEEEAEKTEISEAEKVLMEQKSQVEEQLKDMTEKYKRALADTENLRTRSQRMIEDAKLYGIQGFCKDLLDVADILEKATESVPKEEVTSQNPHLKDLYDGLVMTKGQIQKVFTKHGLVKLNPEGLKFDPYEHEALFHTPVEGKEPGTVALVTKVGYKLHGRTLRPALVGVAK; this is encoded by the exons ATGGCGAGCTGGTGTGTCCGCGCAGTGAGACAGAGCTACTCGCTCGTAGCTTCGCCTGCGTTATTACG AGCGTCCCCACGACTCTTGTGTACAGCCACCCAGCAGAAGAATGGCCAAGggtcagaggaggaggctgagaAGACGGAGATCAGTGAAGCAGAAAAAGTCCTCATGGAGCAGAAGTCTCAAGTGGAGGAGCAGCTCAAGGACATGACG GAAAAGTACAAGCGGGCTTTAGCTGACACGGAAAACCTGCGGACACGGAGTCAGAGGATGATCGAGGATGCCAAGTTATACG GGATCCAGGGATTCTGCAAGGACCTGCTTGATGTGGCAGACATTTTGGAGAAGGCCACCGAGAGTGTGCCCAAGGAGGAGGTGACGAGCCAGAACCCGCACCTGAAGGACCTGTACGACGGCCTGGTGATGACCAAGGGCCAGATCCAGAAGGTGTTCACCAAGCACGGCCTGGTCAAGCTCAACCCCGAAGGCCTGAAGTTCGATCCCTATGAGCATGAGGCCCTTTTCCACACTCCTGTGGAGGGCAAGGAGCCTGGCACTGTGGCCTTAGTGACCAAAGTGGGCTACAAGCTTCACGGACGCACCCTTAGACCAGCGTTGGTGGGTGTGGCTAAATGA